The genomic segment GACCTCGTCGCGCCATTCGTCCTCGGGCCACCCGGCGTTGGGATAGCTCATGCTGCGGATGAAGGGGCATCCGAGCCGCTGCATGCGGGGGATGGCTCGCGCCAGTTCGTGGCGGTCGATATCGGGATGTTTGGTGATGGGACGCGACCAGTTGCAGAGCTGCGCGGCGAAGCAGGAGACGCCGATCCCGGCATCTCCGAGGGCGGCCACGGCTTCGTCGAAGGCACGGTCGCTCAGGTCGGCGACGCCGATCCCGCTGATGTTGCGCAGTTCGATGTGCTTCCAGCCCAGTTCCGTGTGGGCCTTGATCTGGGTGGCGAGGTCGTCGCCCGCCTCATCGGCAATACCGGAGAAGAACATTGCAGCCTCCCGTCTTGGGGGGATAGTGGATCGCCTGGAGTGAACTCCCTTGTTCGGCCAGCGTACGGGGACGGCCGCACGGTGTCAAGTAAACGGCGGACGGCCGGGGGACGGCGCTCAACTGAGGTATTCGAGCAGGCCGGCCACGGTGGGTTTGATCTGGCTGCGCTCGACGATCATGTCCAGGAAGCCGTGTTCGAGCAGGAACTCGGCGGTCTGAAAGTCGTCCGGAAGCTCCTGCTTGATCGTCTGCTCGATGACGCGCCGGCCGGCGAAGCCGATGAGCGCCCCGGGCTCGGCGATGAGCACGTCGCCCATGCTGGCCCAGCTGGCGGTGACGCCGCCGGTGGTCGGGTCGGTCAGGATGCTGATGAACGCCCCGCCCGCGCGGCTGAAGCGGTTCAGCGCCGCGCAGGTCTTGGCCATCTGCATCAGGGAGAAGGCGCTCTCCTGCATGCGGGCTCCGCCGGAGGCGGCCACGGTCACGAGCGGCAGGCGGCGCTCGCCGGCCAGCTCCACCGCGCGCGAGAGCTTCTCGCCGACGACGCTGCCCATGCTGGCGCCGGCGAAGCGGAAGTCCATGGCGGCGAAGACGCACGGCCGGCTCTCGATCGTGCACGTGCCGCAGACGATGGCTTCCTTGAGCCCGCAGCCGTCCACATACTTCTTGAGCTGGTCGCGATAGGCCTTGACCGCGACGAACTCCAGGGGGTCGCACGACTCCATGTCCTTGTCGCACTCCTGGAAACTGCCCTCGTCGGTGTGGAGGGCGATGCGGGACCAGGCGCCGATGCGGAAATGGTGGTTGCACTCCGGGCAGGTCTGCATGCGCTCTTCGACGTTCTTGCGATAGACGAGCGCCCCGCAGCCGTCGCACTTGACGAACAGGCCGTCGGGCACCGGCTTCTTCTTGCGTCGGAAGCGCAGCATCGGCAGGACCTCCCTATGAACGTTCCTGCGGGGCTCGTGGGGCCAGCGCGGCCTCCCGCAGGCGCTGCAGAGCCCGGGCCGGCGGCACGTCGGCCCGGAAGACCGCTGAGGCGGCCACCAGCACGTTGGCCCCGTAGCCGACCGCCACCCCGGCCGTTGCCGGCCCGATGCCGCCGTCGACGTAGATGTCGAGGTCCGGCCCGAACATGCGCCGCAGCGCCGGAATCTTGTGGCACCCCTCTTCCAGGAAGCCCTGCCCGCTGAAGCCCGGCTCGACCGTCATCGCCATCAGGCAGTCGATCCGCCCGACGAGCGACTCCACGGCCTCCGCCGGCGTATGCACCTTGAGCGCGACGCCCACGGCGACGCCCAGCTCCCGGACGGCCGCCACGGCGGCCTCGAGGTCCGGGACCGCCTCGGCATGGAAGAAGATCGTGTCGCAGCCGGCTTCGGCGAACGGGGGGGCGTACCTGACCGGATCGGTCACCATCAGGTGGGCGCCCACGGGCACGCGGGCACACCGGGCGACGGCGGCGGCGACGTAGGGCCCCAGCATGATGTTGGGGACGAAGTGCCCGTCGGCCACGTCGACATGCAGGCGGTCGGCGCCGCCGGCCTCCAGTTCGGTCACGGCGGCCCGCAGGTCGGTCAGGTCGGCGTCGACCATCGAGGGCGCAATCTTGATCGGCATCGGTGTTCCCTTCTGTGATCGGCTCATTCGAGCACGGCGATGCCGGGCAGGGTGTCGCCGGCCAGGAACTCCAGCGAGGCGCCGCCGCCGGTCGAGACGTGGCTGATCCTGTCCTGCAGACCCAGTTCCTCCACGGCCTCGGCGGTCTCGCCGCCGCCGACGATGCTCGTGGCGTTCGACTCGGCCATCGCTCGGGCGATCGCCTCGGTGCCTTTCGCGAACTGATCGATCTCGAAGTAGCCGACCGGCCCGTTCCAGGTGACCAGCGCGGCGTCGCGGATGCGTTCGGCATAGAGCGCCGCCGTCCTGGGGCCGATGTCCAGGCCGATCCACCCGTCCGGTATCTCGCCTTCGAAGACCTGCGCCTCGGCATCCGGGGCGATCTCGCGGGCACAGACGTGGTCGACCGGCAGCAGGATCTTCCCGCCGGCCTCGGCCAGCAGTTCGGCGGCGACCTCCAGCCGGTCCTCCTCCACGAGGCTCTTGCCGACGCCCTTG from the Candidatus Brocadiaceae bacterium genome contains:
- a CDS encoding ribulose-phosphate 3-epimerase encodes the protein MPIKIAPSMVDADLTDLRAAVTELEAGGADRLHVDVADGHFVPNIMLGPYVAAAVARCARVPVGAHLMVTDPVRYAPPFAEAGCDTIFFHAEAVPDLEAAVAAVRELGVAVGVALKVHTPAEAVESLVGRIDCLMAMTVEPGFSGQGFLEEGCHKIPALRRMFGPDLDIYVDGGIGPATAGVAVGYGANVLVAASAVFRADVPPARALQRLREAALAPRAPQERS
- a CDS encoding acetyl-CoA carboxylase carboxyltransferase subunit beta, with the translated sequence MLRFRRKKKPVPDGLFVKCDGCGALVYRKNVEERMQTCPECNHHFRIGAWSRIALHTDEGSFQECDKDMESCDPLEFVAVKAYRDQLKKYVDGCGLKEAIVCGTCTIESRPCVFAAMDFRFAGASMGSVVGEKLSRAVELAGERRLPLVTVAASGGARMQESAFSLMQMAKTCAALNRFSRAGGAFISILTDPTTGGVTASWASMGDVLIAEPGALIGFAGRRVIEQTIKQELPDDFQTAEFLLEHGFLDMIVERSQIKPTVAGLLEYLS